One Cyclopterus lumpus isolate fCycLum1 chromosome 7, fCycLum1.pri, whole genome shotgun sequence DNA window includes the following coding sequences:
- the LOC117734029 gene encoding complement C1q tumor necrosis factor-related protein 3-like — protein sequence MKMKMKTSLVFLLVLTCCRLRGAQTRSSDNDVAQTPRPGTDADGGVQELVSNSDVWVELRSLRDMVVEQKVELRHLTNRVTAAESIVEALEIANTVQAADLAVAQQKLGTLQLTLTAGERRVEELEKQQEGHEAALQELQNSNKVGKVAFSASLLASGEGNTVGPTLVYKNIFTNIGNHYNPTTGYFTAPVRGAYYFRFTGHVAHLSSYMAMSLEKNGHCVVMAADRHGTPEDREDGATNGVALQLEVGDVVSVQLKPGAAVWDDQYHRTTFSGFLLFPL from the exons atgaagatgaagatgaagacctCCCTGGTGTTCCTACTGGTACTGACATGCTGCCGTCTTCGCGGAGCTCAGACACGGAGCAGCGACAATGACGTGGCTCAGACTCCGAGGCCCGGGACCGACGCCGACGGAGGCGTACAAGAGCTGGTGTCTAACTCGGACGTCTGGGTGGAACTGAGGAGTCTGAGAgacatggtggtggagcagAAGGTAGAGCTGAGGCACCTGACGAACAGAGTGACAGCTGCTGAGAGCATCGTGGAGGCCTTGGAGATAGCGAACACAG TTCAAGCTGCCGATCTGGCGGTCGCCCAGCAGAAGCTCGGCACTCTGCAGCTAACACTGACGGCCGGTGAGCGCCgcgtggaggagctggagaaacAGCAGGAAG GACACGAGGCTGCGCTGCAGGAACTCCAGAATTCCAATAAAG TGGGGAAAGTGGCTTTTTCTGCCTCCCTTCTGGCATCCGGTGAAGGCAACACAGTCGGCCCAACGCTCGTCTACAAGAACATCTTCACCAACATCGGAAACCACTACAACCCGACCACAG gTTACTTCACTGCACCAGTGAGAGGAGCGTATTACTTCAGATTTACTGGCCACGTGGCACACCTAAGCAGTTACATGGCAATGAGCCTGGAAAAGAACGGACATTGCGTAGTCATGGCAGCTGACCGTCACGGCACACCCGAAGATCGCGAGGACGGTGCAACCAATGGCGTCGCGTTGCAGTTAGAAGTGGGAGACGTCGTCTCGGTACAACTCAAACCCGGTGCAGCGGTTTGGGACGACCAGTACCACAGAACAACATTTAGTGGCTTCCTGCTCTTTCCTTTGTGA